Proteins from a single region of Neodiprion virginianus isolate iyNeoVirg1 chromosome 4, iyNeoVirg1.1, whole genome shotgun sequence:
- the LOC124301950 gene encoding octopamine receptor beta-1R-like translates to MEYNETLDFEEEFDSMNASTVVTTILNGDSGPYNDSTGAVRENEDIEHVLLQVVKASIMGFIILCALFGNLLVIVSVMRHRKLRVITNYFVVSLALADMLVAIFAMTFNASVELSGRWLFGYFMCDVWNSLDVFFSTVSILHLCCISVDRYYAIVQPLDYPLIMTNLRLGTMLSVVWCSPAVVSFVPIFAGWYTTPEHLQYRSNYPDVCVFHVNQFYAVVSSSVSFWVPGIIMIAMYYKIYQEADRQERMLYRSKVAAALLNKHLQINGISAGLTSLPTVGQSSPEPAPEDPPIASSSKMKRERKAARTLGIIMSAFLACWLPFFLWYVITALCDTCQSGNIVVAAVFWVGYFNSALNPLIYAYFNREFRAAFRKTLESCCSAFSPVKDIGNRNRKQDLVHSNASSELHVNNQLRTSELTNVHIEACI, encoded by the exons ATGGAGTACAACGAAACGCTGGACTTTGAGGAAGAATTCGATTCGATGAACGCTTCGACGGTTGTGACGACAATCCTGAACGGAGATTCTGGGCCGTACAATGACTCGACGGGTGCGGTAAGGGAGAATGAGGATATCGAGCACGTCCTGCTGCAGGTGGTTAAGGCCTCCATAATGGGTTTCATAATCCTCTGCGCCCTCTTCGGCAACCTGTTGGTCATAGTGTCGGTGATGCGGCACCGTAAACTACGCGTGATAACGAACTACTTCGTGGTGTCGTTGGCGCTTGCCGACATGCTGGTTGCCATATTCGCGATGACATTCAACGCGAGCGTCGAGCTTTCCGGGCGATGGCTCTTCGGGTACTTCATGTGCGACGTGTGGAACTCGCTCGACGTATTCTTCAGCACCGTCTCGATCCTCCACCTCTGCTGCATCAGCGTAGACCGCTACTACGCCATCGTTCAGCCCCTCGACTATCCCCTGATCATGACCAACCTCAGACTCGGTACGATGCTCAGCGTAGTTTGGTGCTCGCCGGCCGTCGTCAGCTTCGTGCCGATATTCGCCGGCTGGTACACGACACCCGAACACCTTCAGTACCGCTCCAATTATCCGGATGTTTGCGTATTTCACGTTAATCAATTCTACGCAGTCGTCAGCTCCAGCGTAAGTTTCTGGGTACCCGGCATTATCATGATCGCAATGTACTACAAGATCTATCAGGAGGCCGATCGCCAGGAACGAATGCTTTACAG GAGTAAAGTTGCGGCCGCCCTGCTGAACAAGCACCTTCAAATAAACGGGATTTCAGCTGGACTGACCTCCCTGCCAACTGTTGGACAATCATCACCCGAACCTGCGCCGGAAGATCCACCGATAGCGAGTAGCAGCAAAATGAAAAGGGAACGAAAGGCTGCGAGGACTCTCGGCATTATAATGTCGGCATTTTTGGCCTGCTGGcttccattttttctttg GTACGTGATAACGGCCCTCTGCGACACATGCCAAAGTGGCAATATTGTTGTGGCTGCGGTGTTCTGGGTCGGTTACTTCAACAGCGCCCTGAACCCGTTGATCTACGCGTATTTCAACCGCGAGTTCAGGGCAGCGTTCAGAAAAACGTTGGAGAGTTGCTGCTCGGCATTCAGTCCCGTAAAAGATATCGGCAATAGAAATCGGAAGCAGGATTTGGTTCACAGCAACGCGTCCTCCGAACTCCATGTGAACAACCAATTGAGAACAAGCGAACTCACCAACGTTCACATTGAGGCTtgcatataa